A region from the Brassica napus cultivar Da-Ae chromosome C8, Da-Ae, whole genome shotgun sequence genome encodes:
- the LOC106416114 gene encoding transcription factor PIF6 isoform X1 yields MQMMFVLTKLIYCCCRLTDQEYMELVFENGQILAKSQRSNGFSMHNQRTKSIVDLYEAEYNEDFKKTIHGADTSDKNLVDTQVVPEPLVVAAYETNMLMNQLNLIQSLKASSSKRMVVDYENRKDIVPPDEQSVVAERSVELGYDSTDFTEDSEESTYQSSRLDDVRPQVPARTSNVLVKRRRKQKQTNDTNKKMRNLQDLLPNSQKDDNEALLDEAINYMTTLQHQVQMMTMGNRFVTPATMLPLGPQYSQMGLATGMQMGVPQLLPAPVLGAGLPLVSTSADVLRVLNHPVGPVLMPIQNSALFTPTENYLPQSVPPAYAAFPNQIPNSTTSSNLDDARTHGGNLSGKESDKP; encoded by the exons ATGCAGATGATGTTTGTTCTTACCAAGCTGATTTATTGTTGTTGCAGGTTAACTGATCAAGAGTATATGGAGCTTGTGTTTGAGAATGGGCAGATTCTTGCAAAGAGCCAAAGATCTAATGGCTTTTCTATGCATAATCAACGTACGAAATCGATCGTGGATTTATACGAGGCCGAGTATAACGAGGACTTCAAGAAGACTATTCATGGTGCTGATACTAGTGACAAGAATCTTGTAGACACTCAGGTTGTTCCAGAACCTCTTGTTGTTGCCGCATATGAAACAAACATGCTGATGAATCAACTTAATTTGATTCAGAGTTTGAAAGCGTCTTCATCAAAGAGGATGGTGGTTGATTATGAGAACCGAAAGGATATTGTACCTCCTGATGAGCAATCTGTGGTTGCTGAGAGGTCGGTTGAACTGGGATACGACTCCACAGATTTTACTGAAGACAGTGAAGAATCGACGTATCAAAGCAGT AGACTAGATGATGTGAGGCCACAAGTTCCTGCAAGAACAAGCAATGTTTTGGTCAAGAGAAGACGCAAACAGAAGCAAACAAACGATACAAACAAGAAAATGCGTAATTTGCAGGATCTACTCCCTAATTCTCAAAAG GACGACAACGAAGCATTACTAGATGAAGCGATCAACTATATGACGACCCTTCAACATCAAGTTCAG ATGATGACGATGGGTAACAGATTTGTTACACCAGCAACAATGTTGCCTTTGGGGCCGCAATACTCTCAGATGGGTCTAGCAACAGGTATGCAAATGGGCGTACCACAGCTTCTGCCTGCGCCTGTTCTTGGAGCTGGCTTGCCATTGGTTAGTACTTCAGCAGATGTGCTAAGGGTTCTTAACCATCCTGTAGGACCTGTACTAATGCCAATTCAAAACTCAGCACTTTTCACACCAACGGAAAACTATTTGCCCCAATCTGTTCCGCCGGCGTATGCTGCTTTCCCTAACCAAATACCAAACTCCACCACTTCGTCAAATCTAGATGATGCTAGGACACATGGAGGAAACCTGTCTGGTAAAGAATCAGATAAACCGTGA
- the LOC106416113 gene encoding charged multivesicular body protein 7-like isoform X1 — protein MDSESVKEFIRSEVPDWDDEVVATARFKAFSGQRSDWEVKFQFWRDLIIKVSRRFGVLIIDPVQVKKAWFDRGGMTPLCIDHVLLLMHSEGDVVLASELESPVSGRLSRLLRTVTSLVSQPSVKPGEILENELVIVPLLKEKAADVVRLLSEGHWTSTCVVTLNKFRDLCNGSNEASVVLSHLSGCGKAHKISINRGELIEGVKVFFSESALPGISTLDCDVLHLLSTTEKLQNQLEVMDQRCEMSRKSALASLKSGHQKVALRHARELKLTTESREKCTSLLNRVEEVLSNIADSESTKMVSEAIKTGARVMKDIKISPDEVHDYLEEIEDTIQSQKEVEKALESAPYPDIDDENIEEEFMKLEMELESESSQVRPTTSDTADSLSEMFSELKLGNTKQILEEQATEPVRMKDGGKKILEAA, from the exons ATGGATTCGGAGTCTGTGAAGGAGTTCATACGAAGCGAAGTTCCTGATTGGGACGATGAGGTGGTGGCGACGGCTAGATTCAAGGCGTTTAGCGGACAGAGATCCGATTGGGAAGTTAAATTTCAGTTTTGGCGCGATTTGATCATCAAGGTCTCGCGTCGTTTCGGAGTGCTCATCATTGATCCTGTCCAG GTGAAGAAGGCGTGGTTTGATCGAGGAGGAATGACGCCTTTATGCATTGATCATGTACTG TTATTGATGCATAGTGAAGGTGATGTTGTGCTGGCAAGTGAACTTGAAAGTCCGGTTAGTGGGCGTTTATCTCGTTTGTTGAGGACAGTGACAAGTTTAGTATCTCAACCTTCAGTGAAGCCGGGAGAGATTCTTGAAAACGAACTTGTTATTGTTCCTCTCTTGAAG GAGAAGGCTGCTGATGTGGTGAGACTTTTATCTGAGGGGCACTGGACTTCTACTTGTGTTGTCACGCTGAACAAGTTCCGGGACTTGTGCAACGGTTCGAATGAGGCATCTGTTGTTTTGAGTCACTTGTCAGGGTGTGGAAAAGCGCATAAAATCTCTATTAATCGGGGAGAATTGATTGAG GGTGTCAAAGTGTTCTTTTCAGAATCAGCACTTCCCGGTATCTCAACTCTAGACTGTGACGTTCTGCACTTGCTAAGCACCACAGAGAAGCTCCAAAATCAACTCGAAGTGATGGACCAACGTTGTGAAAT GTCAAGGAAATCAGCGTTGGCATCTCTAAAGTCTGGACACCAGAAAGTTGCTCTAAGGCATGCAAGGGAACTGAAGCTGACCACTGAGAGCAGAGAAAAATGCACGTCACTTCTGAACAGAGTAGAGGAAGTGTTGAGCAATATAGCTGATTCCGAATCAACGAAAATG GTCTCAGAAGCAATCAAAACTGGAGCGAGGGTTATGAAGGACATCAAGATCAGTCCAGATGAAGTTCATGACTATTTGGAAGAAATCGAAGATACCATTCAATCACAGAAGGAAGTTGAAAAGGCTCTCG AATCAGCTCCATATCCAGATATTGATGATGAAAATATTGAAGAAGAGTTCATGAAATTAGAGATGGAGCTTGAAAGCGAAAGTTCCCAGGTTAGACCAACGACTTCAGATACTGCAGATTCACTGTCTGAGATGTTCTCAGAGCTTAAACTTGGcaacacaaaacaaatattggAGGAGCAAGCGACTGAACCAGTTCGGATGAAAGATGGCGGCAAAAAGATTCTTGAAGCAGCATAG
- the LOC106416113 gene encoding charged multivesicular body protein 7-like isoform X2 codes for MDSESVKEFIRSEVPDWDDEVVATARFKAFSGQRSDWEVKFQFWRDLIIKVSRRFGVLIIDPVQVKKAWFDRGGMTPLCIDHVLLLMHSEGDVVLASELESPVSGRLSRLLRTVTSLVSQPSVKPGEILENELVIVPLLKEKAADVVRLLSEGHWTSTCVVTLNKFRDLCNGSNEASVVLSHLSGCGKAHKISINRGELIEGVKVFFSESALPGISTLDCDVLHLLSTTEKLQNQLEVMDQRCEMSRKSALASLKSGHQKVALRHARELKLTTESREKCTSLLNRVEEVLSNIADSESTKMVSEAIKTGARVMKDIKISPDEVHDYLEEIEDTIQSQKEVEKALAPYPDIDDENIEEEFMKLEMELESESSQVRPTTSDTADSLSEMFSELKLGNTKQILEEQATEPVRMKDGGKKILEAA; via the exons ATGGATTCGGAGTCTGTGAAGGAGTTCATACGAAGCGAAGTTCCTGATTGGGACGATGAGGTGGTGGCGACGGCTAGATTCAAGGCGTTTAGCGGACAGAGATCCGATTGGGAAGTTAAATTTCAGTTTTGGCGCGATTTGATCATCAAGGTCTCGCGTCGTTTCGGAGTGCTCATCATTGATCCTGTCCAG GTGAAGAAGGCGTGGTTTGATCGAGGAGGAATGACGCCTTTATGCATTGATCATGTACTG TTATTGATGCATAGTGAAGGTGATGTTGTGCTGGCAAGTGAACTTGAAAGTCCGGTTAGTGGGCGTTTATCTCGTTTGTTGAGGACAGTGACAAGTTTAGTATCTCAACCTTCAGTGAAGCCGGGAGAGATTCTTGAAAACGAACTTGTTATTGTTCCTCTCTTGAAG GAGAAGGCTGCTGATGTGGTGAGACTTTTATCTGAGGGGCACTGGACTTCTACTTGTGTTGTCACGCTGAACAAGTTCCGGGACTTGTGCAACGGTTCGAATGAGGCATCTGTTGTTTTGAGTCACTTGTCAGGGTGTGGAAAAGCGCATAAAATCTCTATTAATCGGGGAGAATTGATTGAG GGTGTCAAAGTGTTCTTTTCAGAATCAGCACTTCCCGGTATCTCAACTCTAGACTGTGACGTTCTGCACTTGCTAAGCACCACAGAGAAGCTCCAAAATCAACTCGAAGTGATGGACCAACGTTGTGAAAT GTCAAGGAAATCAGCGTTGGCATCTCTAAAGTCTGGACACCAGAAAGTTGCTCTAAGGCATGCAAGGGAACTGAAGCTGACCACTGAGAGCAGAGAAAAATGCACGTCACTTCTGAACAGAGTAGAGGAAGTGTTGAGCAATATAGCTGATTCCGAATCAACGAAAATG GTCTCAGAAGCAATCAAAACTGGAGCGAGGGTTATGAAGGACATCAAGATCAGTCCAGATGAAGTTCATGACTATTTGGAAGAAATCGAAGATACCATTCAATCACAGAAGGAAGTTGAAAAGGCTCTCG CTCCATATCCAGATATTGATGATGAAAATATTGAAGAAGAGTTCATGAAATTAGAGATGGAGCTTGAAAGCGAAAGTTCCCAGGTTAGACCAACGACTTCAGATACTGCAGATTCACTGTCTGAGATGTTCTCAGAGCTTAAACTTGGcaacacaaaacaaatattggAGGAGCAAGCGACTGAACCAGTTCGGATGAAAGATGGCGGCAAAAAGATTCTTGAAGCAGCATAG
- the LOC106416114 gene encoding transcription factor PIF6 isoform X5, translating into MQMMFVLTKLIYCCCRLTDQEYMELVFENGQILAKSQRSNGFSMHNQRTKSIVDLYEAEYNEDFKKTIHGADTSDKNLVDTQVVPEPLVVAAYETNMLMNQLNLIQSLKASSSKRMVVDYENRKDIVPPDEQSVVAERSVELGYDSTDFTEDSEESTYQSSRLDDVRPQVPARTSNVLVKRRRKQKQTNDTNKKMRNLQDLLPNSQKDDNEALLDEAINYMTTLQHQVQMMTMGNRFVTPATMLPLGPQYSQMGLATGPVLMPIQNSALFTPTENYLPQSVPPAYAAFPNQIPNSTTSSNLDDARTHGGNLSGKESDKP; encoded by the exons ATGCAGATGATGTTTGTTCTTACCAAGCTGATTTATTGTTGTTGCAGGTTAACTGATCAAGAGTATATGGAGCTTGTGTTTGAGAATGGGCAGATTCTTGCAAAGAGCCAAAGATCTAATGGCTTTTCTATGCATAATCAACGTACGAAATCGATCGTGGATTTATACGAGGCCGAGTATAACGAGGACTTCAAGAAGACTATTCATGGTGCTGATACTAGTGACAAGAATCTTGTAGACACTCAGGTTGTTCCAGAACCTCTTGTTGTTGCCGCATATGAAACAAACATGCTGATGAATCAACTTAATTTGATTCAGAGTTTGAAAGCGTCTTCATCAAAGAGGATGGTGGTTGATTATGAGAACCGAAAGGATATTGTACCTCCTGATGAGCAATCTGTGGTTGCTGAGAGGTCGGTTGAACTGGGATACGACTCCACAGATTTTACTGAAGACAGTGAAGAATCGACGTATCAAAGCAGT AGACTAGATGATGTGAGGCCACAAGTTCCTGCAAGAACAAGCAATGTTTTGGTCAAGAGAAGACGCAAACAGAAGCAAACAAACGATACAAACAAGAAAATGCGTAATTTGCAGGATCTACTCCCTAATTCTCAAAAG GACGACAACGAAGCATTACTAGATGAAGCGATCAACTATATGACGACCCTTCAACATCAAGTTCAG ATGATGACGATGGGTAACAGATTTGTTACACCAGCAACAATGTTGCCTTTGGGGCCGCAATACTCTCAGATGGGTCTAGCAACAG GACCTGTACTAATGCCAATTCAAAACTCAGCACTTTTCACACCAACGGAAAACTATTTGCCCCAATCTGTTCCGCCGGCGTATGCTGCTTTCCCTAACCAAATACCAAACTCCACCACTTCGTCAAATCTAGATGATGCTAGGACACATGGAGGAAACCTGTCTGGTAAAGAATCAGATAAACCGTGA
- the LOC106416114 gene encoding transcription factor PIF6 isoform X2: MTSPSSSSYFRPKLTDQEYMELVFENGQILAKSQRSNGFSMHNQRTKSIVDLYEAEYNEDFKKTIHGADTSDKNLVDTQVVPEPLVVAAYETNMLMNQLNLIQSLKASSSKRMVVDYENRKDIVPPDEQSVVAERSVELGYDSTDFTEDSEESTYQSSRLDDVRPQVPARTSNVLVKRRRKQKQTNDTNKKMRNLQDLLPNSQKDDNEALLDEAINYMTTLQHQVQMMTMGNRFVTPATMLPLGPQYSQMGLATGMQMGVPQLLPAPVLGAGLPLVSTSADVLRVLNHPVGPVLMPIQNSALFTPTENYLPQSVPPAYAAFPNQIPNSTTSSNLDDARTHGGNLSGKESDKP, encoded by the exons ATGActtctccatcatcatcatcatacttCAGACCAAA GTTAACTGATCAAGAGTATATGGAGCTTGTGTTTGAGAATGGGCAGATTCTTGCAAAGAGCCAAAGATCTAATGGCTTTTCTATGCATAATCAACGTACGAAATCGATCGTGGATTTATACGAGGCCGAGTATAACGAGGACTTCAAGAAGACTATTCATGGTGCTGATACTAGTGACAAGAATCTTGTAGACACTCAGGTTGTTCCAGAACCTCTTGTTGTTGCCGCATATGAAACAAACATGCTGATGAATCAACTTAATTTGATTCAGAGTTTGAAAGCGTCTTCATCAAAGAGGATGGTGGTTGATTATGAGAACCGAAAGGATATTGTACCTCCTGATGAGCAATCTGTGGTTGCTGAGAGGTCGGTTGAACTGGGATACGACTCCACAGATTTTACTGAAGACAGTGAAGAATCGACGTATCAAAGCAGT AGACTAGATGATGTGAGGCCACAAGTTCCTGCAAGAACAAGCAATGTTTTGGTCAAGAGAAGACGCAAACAGAAGCAAACAAACGATACAAACAAGAAAATGCGTAATTTGCAGGATCTACTCCCTAATTCTCAAAAG GACGACAACGAAGCATTACTAGATGAAGCGATCAACTATATGACGACCCTTCAACATCAAGTTCAG ATGATGACGATGGGTAACAGATTTGTTACACCAGCAACAATGTTGCCTTTGGGGCCGCAATACTCTCAGATGGGTCTAGCAACAGGTATGCAAATGGGCGTACCACAGCTTCTGCCTGCGCCTGTTCTTGGAGCTGGCTTGCCATTGGTTAGTACTTCAGCAGATGTGCTAAGGGTTCTTAACCATCCTGTAGGACCTGTACTAATGCCAATTCAAAACTCAGCACTTTTCACACCAACGGAAAACTATTTGCCCCAATCTGTTCCGCCGGCGTATGCTGCTTTCCCTAACCAAATACCAAACTCCACCACTTCGTCAAATCTAGATGATGCTAGGACACATGGAGGAAACCTGTCTGGTAAAGAATCAGATAAACCGTGA
- the LOC111209120 gene encoding uncharacterized protein LOC111209120 has product MALDESLMMMSSFPVVEEDAGFHQIRTSLSRLSVCTSSVYDDATKNHPDLGVVESFDGAEADGEVSEDGGGGGKENVRESDSDKETPRFYSLPATPPRRRRKNTVTGDIDANESSRDGGKSSSSRRQRRVLREKKKKGHGFNGADGESDGGGGLGLTVLTRAKGGEKSLRMGLEEVKACRDLGFDLEVPGRISVSAGSNFDTQTSSGSNSPIATWRISSPGDDPKEVKARLKVWAQAVALASSSRQAN; this is encoded by the coding sequence ATGGCATTGGACGAGAGCTTGATGATGATGTCTTCATTTCCAGTCGTCGAAGAAGACGCTGGATTCCACCAGATCCGTACCTCTCTGTCTCGACTCTCTGTTTGCACATCCTCCGTTTACGACGACGCCACCAAGAATCATCCTGACTTGGGCGTTGTCGAGAGCTTCGACGGAGCAGAAGCCGACGGAGAAGTCTCCGAAGACGGCGGTGGAGGAGGAAAAGAGAACGTTCGAGAGTCTGACTCCGACAAAGAGACGCCACGGTTTTACTCCCTCCCGGCGACTCCACCTCGCCGGAGAAGAAAAAACACAGTCACCGGAGATATAGACGCGAACGAGAGTAGCAGAGACGGCGGTAAGAGTAGTAGCTCACGGAGGCAGAGGAGGGTGCtcagggagaagaagaagaaaggtcacGGCTTTAACGGCGCTGACGGAGAGAGTGACGGCGGTGGTGGATTGGGGTTAACGGTGTTAACGAGAGCTAAAGGAGGAGAGAAGTCGCTGAGGATGGGGCTAGAGGAAGTGAAAGCTTGTAGAGATCTCGGGTTCGACTTAGAGGTTCCGGGTCGGATCTCTGTGTCAGCCGGGTCGAATTTCGATACTCAGACTAGTAGTGGCAGCAACTCTCCGATCGCCACGTGGCGCATCTCGAGCCCCGGTGATGACCCGAAGGAGGTTAAGGCGAGACTCAAGGTGTGGGCACAAGCTGTAGCGTTAGCTTCTTCGTCACGTCAAGCTAATTAG
- the LOC106416114 gene encoding transcription factor PIF6 isoform X3 has product MQMMFVLTKLIYCCCRLTDQEYMELVFENGQILAKSQRSNGFSMHNQRTKSIVDLYEAEYNEDFKKTIHGADTSDKNLVDTQSLKASSSKRMVVDYENRKDIVPPDEQSVVAERSVELGYDSTDFTEDSEESTYQSSRLDDVRPQVPARTSNVLVKRRRKQKQTNDTNKKMRNLQDLLPNSQKDDNEALLDEAINYMTTLQHQVQMMTMGNRFVTPATMLPLGPQYSQMGLATGMQMGVPQLLPAPVLGAGLPLVSTSADVLRVLNHPVGPVLMPIQNSALFTPTENYLPQSVPPAYAAFPNQIPNSTTSSNLDDARTHGGNLSGKESDKP; this is encoded by the exons ATGCAGATGATGTTTGTTCTTACCAAGCTGATTTATTGTTGTTGCAGGTTAACTGATCAAGAGTATATGGAGCTTGTGTTTGAGAATGGGCAGATTCTTGCAAAGAGCCAAAGATCTAATGGCTTTTCTATGCATAATCAACGTACGAAATCGATCGTGGATTTATACGAGGCCGAGTATAACGAGGACTTCAAGAAGACTATTCATGGTGCTGATACTAGTGACAAGAATCTTGTAGACACTCAG AGTTTGAAAGCGTCTTCATCAAAGAGGATGGTGGTTGATTATGAGAACCGAAAGGATATTGTACCTCCTGATGAGCAATCTGTGGTTGCTGAGAGGTCGGTTGAACTGGGATACGACTCCACAGATTTTACTGAAGACAGTGAAGAATCGACGTATCAAAGCAGT AGACTAGATGATGTGAGGCCACAAGTTCCTGCAAGAACAAGCAATGTTTTGGTCAAGAGAAGACGCAAACAGAAGCAAACAAACGATACAAACAAGAAAATGCGTAATTTGCAGGATCTACTCCCTAATTCTCAAAAG GACGACAACGAAGCATTACTAGATGAAGCGATCAACTATATGACGACCCTTCAACATCAAGTTCAG ATGATGACGATGGGTAACAGATTTGTTACACCAGCAACAATGTTGCCTTTGGGGCCGCAATACTCTCAGATGGGTCTAGCAACAGGTATGCAAATGGGCGTACCACAGCTTCTGCCTGCGCCTGTTCTTGGAGCTGGCTTGCCATTGGTTAGTACTTCAGCAGATGTGCTAAGGGTTCTTAACCATCCTGTAGGACCTGTACTAATGCCAATTCAAAACTCAGCACTTTTCACACCAACGGAAAACTATTTGCCCCAATCTGTTCCGCCGGCGTATGCTGCTTTCCCTAACCAAATACCAAACTCCACCACTTCGTCAAATCTAGATGATGCTAGGACACATGGAGGAAACCTGTCTGGTAAAGAATCAGATAAACCGTGA
- the LOC106416114 gene encoding transcription factor PIF6 isoform X4, protein MTSPSSSSYFRPKLTDQEYMELVFENGQILAKSQRSNGFSMHNQRTKSIVDLYEAEYNEDFKKTIHGADTSDKNLVDTQSLKASSSKRMVVDYENRKDIVPPDEQSVVAERSVELGYDSTDFTEDSEESTYQSSRLDDVRPQVPARTSNVLVKRRRKQKQTNDTNKKMRNLQDLLPNSQKDDNEALLDEAINYMTTLQHQVQMMTMGNRFVTPATMLPLGPQYSQMGLATGMQMGVPQLLPAPVLGAGLPLVSTSADVLRVLNHPVGPVLMPIQNSALFTPTENYLPQSVPPAYAAFPNQIPNSTTSSNLDDARTHGGNLSGKESDKP, encoded by the exons ATGActtctccatcatcatcatcatacttCAGACCAAA GTTAACTGATCAAGAGTATATGGAGCTTGTGTTTGAGAATGGGCAGATTCTTGCAAAGAGCCAAAGATCTAATGGCTTTTCTATGCATAATCAACGTACGAAATCGATCGTGGATTTATACGAGGCCGAGTATAACGAGGACTTCAAGAAGACTATTCATGGTGCTGATACTAGTGACAAGAATCTTGTAGACACTCAG AGTTTGAAAGCGTCTTCATCAAAGAGGATGGTGGTTGATTATGAGAACCGAAAGGATATTGTACCTCCTGATGAGCAATCTGTGGTTGCTGAGAGGTCGGTTGAACTGGGATACGACTCCACAGATTTTACTGAAGACAGTGAAGAATCGACGTATCAAAGCAGT AGACTAGATGATGTGAGGCCACAAGTTCCTGCAAGAACAAGCAATGTTTTGGTCAAGAGAAGACGCAAACAGAAGCAAACAAACGATACAAACAAGAAAATGCGTAATTTGCAGGATCTACTCCCTAATTCTCAAAAG GACGACAACGAAGCATTACTAGATGAAGCGATCAACTATATGACGACCCTTCAACATCAAGTTCAG ATGATGACGATGGGTAACAGATTTGTTACACCAGCAACAATGTTGCCTTTGGGGCCGCAATACTCTCAGATGGGTCTAGCAACAGGTATGCAAATGGGCGTACCACAGCTTCTGCCTGCGCCTGTTCTTGGAGCTGGCTTGCCATTGGTTAGTACTTCAGCAGATGTGCTAAGGGTTCTTAACCATCCTGTAGGACCTGTACTAATGCCAATTCAAAACTCAGCACTTTTCACACCAACGGAAAACTATTTGCCCCAATCTGTTCCGCCGGCGTATGCTGCTTTCCCTAACCAAATACCAAACTCCACCACTTCGTCAAATCTAGATGATGCTAGGACACATGGAGGAAACCTGTCTGGTAAAGAATCAGATAAACCGTGA